The Pygocentrus nattereri isolate fPygNat1 chromosome 4, fPygNat1.pri, whole genome shotgun sequence genome includes a window with the following:
- the LOC108412705 gene encoding uncharacterized protein LOC108412705, with translation MANAVVPTSWNPGFIEELLPSSQQVSLLYHISYLCLAKFPKLERLLRMRAVETQLLFGSSEAVMLKCVGTSQNLVSSLFPMLIQAVEKNKPVLAIKYLEKARTWITEIIRDVEKMADRYDALNKDVATTTSDVITEKKETDKQLGQLSKDIATMMETVKKLEAELSKTTAQLTETEKKIDAKNSELQNLVRAAAAQSSSLAVLAALVPFIGPLLKALYESRSAAAVAQNIKVLESQLIQLNAEKTSLKQQQWNLQVQIIDWRMKLAKLQLDKDAIPEPTHLGEVQRYLSKIQTILVQLKGFWENVYSLLGNIKDKTFVGEDLIDQPDFKELFVKSIQTATQIWEAFGLSCGKAVNIFRVQSKDAYRFLEIDPSSLSPAVWQKEYDSVKGKLQELKVFDDGIILAIQS, from the exons ATGGCTAACG CAGTTGTGCCGACCTCATGGAACCCAGGGTTCATTGAGGAGCTCCTCCCATCGTCTCAGCAGGTCTCCCTGCTGTACCACATCTCCTACCTGTGTCTGGCGAAATTCCCCAAATTGGAGAGGCTGCTCCGGATGCGAGCCGTGGAGACCCAACTTCTCTTCGGATCCTCTGAAGCTGTCATGCTGAAG TGTGTGGGCACCAGTCAGAACTTGGTTTCGTCACTGTTTCCAATGCTGATTCAAGCTGTTGAGAAAAATAAACCAGTACTGGCTATAAAGTACCTGGAGAAAGCAAGAACGTGGATCACTGAAATTATCCGTGACGTGGAAAAGATGGCGGACAG GTATGACGCACTCAACAAAGACGTGGCTACGACTACCAGTGACGTCATCACTGAAAAGAAAGAGACCGACAAACAACTCGGTCAGCTTTCCAAAGATATTGCAACGATGATGGAAACTGTAAAGAAACTGGAAGCAGAGCTGAGTAAAACCACTGCACAGCTCACAGAAACCGAGAAGAAGATTGATGCCAAAAATAGTGAGCTGCAAAATCTCGTAAGAGCTGCAGCTGCTCAAAGCAGCAGTCTGGCCGTCTTGGCTGCTCTTGTGCCTTTCATTGGTCCTCTACTTAAGGCCCTCTATGAATCAAGATCCGCTGCTGCTGTGGCTCAAAACATCAAGGTTCTTGAGTCACAACTGATACAACTGAATGCTGAAAAGACTTCGCTGAAACAACAGCAGTGGAACCTGCAGGTCCAGATAATTGACTGGCGGATGAAGCTGGCCAAACTACAGCTTGACAAAG ATGCCATCCCTGAACCAACCCACCTTGGAGAAGTCCAGCGTTATCTGAGTAAAATCCAGACGATTCTTGTTCAGCTTAAGGGCTTTTGGGAAAACGTCTACAGCTTGCTGGGCAACATCAAAGACAAGACCTTTGTTGGTGAAGATCTTATTGATCAACCCGACTTTAAGGAGCTATTTGTGAAGTCAATCCAGACAGCCACACAG ATTTGGGAAGCGTTTGGTCTCTCCTGTGGTAAAGCTGTTAACATATTCAGAGTGCAGTCCAAGGATGCCTACCGCTTCCTGGAGATCGACCCGTCCTCCCTCTCCCCGGCGGTGTGGCAAAAGGAATACGACAGTGTGAAAGGGAAGCTGCAGGAGCTGAAGGTCTTTGATGACGGCATTATACTAGCCATCCAATCGTAA
- the LOC108412706 gene encoding uncharacterized protein LOC108412706: protein MAQSKELVSTNEVWSPVFIEELLPCSQKVSLLYHLSYLCLGKFSNCERLLRMRALETQLLFGSSEAVLLKCSGTSQNLVSALFPMLKLAVEKNKPALAKNYLEKARTWIEEIIQDVNQIIERYDLLNKNVALSTLDIKAEKTEMEKKSTQLLQENEEITKTLKTLEEMLDETNEKLTEAEKSIGDKNLELQNLVKHSVSLSTQANKRFEQLSASVPFTGVTIECSSDLITSLAAVEKINTLRSEVIRLASEKATLSQKQWDVQVQIMDWQMKLAKQKIDQGSIPDQIHLGNVQHNLSIIQQIFNKLGKFWEKMHKSLGIIKDKTFVDEDFVEPDLKEGFLATIEKALEIWERFGSSCCKGVQIFRAQSRDAYRFLEFDPSSLSEEEWQKEYTRVKNQLREIKVFSGEYNSNQITQAE, encoded by the exons ATGGCTCAGAGCAAAG AACTTGTGTCTACCAACGAAGTATGGAGTCCAGTGTTCATTGAGGAGCTTCTCCCGTGTTCTCAGAAGGTCTCCCTGCTGTACCACCTCTCCTACCTGTGTTTGGGTAAATTCTCCAACTGTGAGCGGCTGCTCCGGATGCGAGCGCTGGAAACCCAGCTTCTCTTTGGATCTTCCGAGGCTGTCCTACTGAAG TGTTCGGGCACCAGTCAGAACTTAGTTTCGGCCCTGTTTCCAATGCTGAAGCTTGctgttgaaaaaaataaaccGGCGCTGGCTAAGAATTACCTGGAGAAGGCAAGAACTTGGATCGAGGAAATTATTCAAGATGTGAACCAGATAATAGAAAG ATACGATCTACTCAACAAAAACGTGGCCCTAAGCACCCTTGACATCAAAGCTGAAAAGACAGAGATGGAAAAAAAGTCCACTCAGCTGCTCCaggaaaatgaagaaataacGAAAACGCTAAAGACCCTTGAAGAGATGCTGGATGAAACCAATGAAAAGCTGACAGAGGCAGAGAAATCGATTGGTGACAAAAATCTCGAGCTGCAAAATCTTGTCAAGCATTCTGTAAGCTTGAGTACACAAGCAAACAAGCGCTTTGAACAGCTATCTGCTTCCGTGCCGTTCACTGGAGTCACTATTGAGTGCAGTAGTGATTTGATAACTTCTCTTGCTGCTGTTGAGAAGATCAACACTCTCCGATCTGAAGTCATCCGCCTCGCTTCTGAAAAGGCCACGCTGAGTCAGAAGCAATGGGACGTACAGGTCCAGATAATGGATTGGCAAATGAAGCTGGCCAAACAGAAGATTGACCAAG GTTCTATCCCGGATCAAATCCACCTCGGAAACGTTCAGCACAATCTGTCTATTATCCAGCAAATTTTTAATAAGCTTGGGAAATTTTGGGAAAAGATGCACAAGAGCTTGGGCATAATCAAAGACAAGACCTTTGTTGATGAAGATTTTGTTGAGCCTGACCTAAAAGAAGGTTTTTTGGCGACAATAGAAAAAGCCTTGGAG ATTTGGGAACGTTTTGGCAGCTCCTGTTGTAAAGGTGTTCAGATATTCAGAGCGCAGTCCAGGGATGCCTACCGCTTCCTGGAGTTCGACCCGTCCTCCCTGTCAGAGGAGGAGTGGCAGAAAGAATACACCAGAGTGAAAAATCAGCTGAGGGAAATTAAAGTGTTCAGCGGGGAGTACAACAGCAACCAAATCACCCAAGCAGAGTGA